A portion of the Candoia aspera isolate rCanAsp1 chromosome 18, rCanAsp1.hap2, whole genome shotgun sequence genome contains these proteins:
- the LOC134507152 gene encoding proproteinase E-like: MFSEPPARGCVPVIRHFRWKTPEMAARTLEAVNAREGSGNDVSPGSGRGGIKGAAATRSLPDSHSAIRMWKLLVAFLLAAEAHGCGVPAYSPIRTGRVVNGEDAIPYSWPWQVSLQYQAGSQFYHTCGGSLIHPNWVMTAGHCIFPDFNYKVVLGEHDLIVEESPEQHIPINPGDIFVHHGWDPSCISCGDDIALIKLSRPAVLNDKVKLGCLPPAGEVLPNYHPCYISGWGSLYTGGPLPALLQQALLPVVDHAHCSQPDWWGSFVKETMVCAGGDIRAGCNGDSGGPLSCPGNDGRWYVHGIASFVSGWGCDTLQKPTVFTRVSAFISWIEQIISSNSP; this comes from the exons ATGTTCTCCGAGCCCCCAGCCCGGGGCTGTGTCCCTGTGATCCGGCACTTCCGGTGGAAAACCCCCGAGATGGCAGCCAGAACACTGGAAGCTGTGAATGCCCGCGAAGG GAGTGGCAACGACGTGTCACCTGGCTCGGGCAGGGGTGGCATAAAAGGGGCTGCAGCGACTCGCTCTCTCCCAGACAGTCACTCCGCCATCAGAATGTGGAAACTCCTGGTCGCTTTCCTGCTGGCCGCTGAGG CCCACGGCTGCGGAGTGCCTGCATATTCCCCCATCCGGACGGGGAGGGTGGTCAACGGAGAGGATGCCATTCCCTACAGCTGGCCCTGGCAA GTTTCCCTGCAATACCAGGCTGGCAGCCAGTTCTACCACACCTGTGGGGGGAGCCTCATCCACCCCAACTGGGTGATGACTGCCGGCCACTGCATCTT CCCAGATTTTAACTACAAGGTGGTCCTGGGTGAACATGACCTGATCGTGGAGGAGAGCCCGGAGCAGCACATCCCAATCAACCCTGGGGACATCTTTGTGCACCACGGCTGGGATCCAAGCTGTATCTCCTGCGG gGACGACATTGCCTTGATCAAGCTCTCCCGCCCCGCCGTGCTCAACGACAAGGTGAAGCTGGGGTGCCTGCCCCCCGCAGGAGAAGTGCTCCCCAACTATCATCCCTGCTACATCAGTGGCTGGGGCAGCCTCTACA CCGGGGGCCCCCTGCCCGCCCTCCTGCAGCAGGCATTGCTGCCGGTGGTGGATCACGCGCACTGCTCCCAGCCGGACTGGTGGGGGTCCTTCGTCAAGGAGACCATGGTGTGTGCCGGCGGAGACATCCGGGCCGGCTGCAAC GGTGACTCCGGTGGCCCCCTCAGCTGCCCAGGTAATGACGGCCGGTGGTACGTCCACGGGATCGCCAGCTTTGTCTCGGGGTGGGGCTGCGACACCCTGCAGAAACCCACCGTCTTCACCCGTGTCTCTGCGTTCATCTCCTGGATTGAGCAG ATAATTTCCAGCAATTCCCCTTGA